A single region of the Nicotiana sylvestris chromosome 6, ASM39365v2, whole genome shotgun sequence genome encodes:
- the LOC138871184 gene encoding uncharacterized protein: MSGLSADLVVHKLPTYPGFPPVQQNQRKFKTDMNDKIKEEIMKQLSTNVVRAVRYTTWVANVVTVLKKDGKTRVCVDYRDLDKASPKDNFPLPNIHILVDNCTKHEIQSFVDCFAGYHQILMDEDDAEKTAFTTPWEIEVYVDDVIIKSKTQADHVCDLKKFFERLCRYDLKLNPVKYASGVPSGNLLGFIVSRRGIELDPSKIKSIRDLPPPKNKKEVMSLLGRLNYISRFISQLTTTCEPIFKLLKKDVAVRWIDDCQKAFDRIKDYLSKPPVLVPPKPCRPLFLYLSVMDNSFGCVLGQHDATGRKEQALADHLAENPVDNEYMPLSTYFSDEEVNSIEEVVRDDHPVWKIYFDGAVNIKRVGIGEILISPIGHHYPATARLRFFCTNNTAEYEACIMGLKMAIDLDVHELLVMGDSNLLIQQVQGKWETRDIKLISYRQCVRDLSKRFKSIEFRYIPRFHNELADALATLASMLPYLGNTHIDPLEIQVQNQHGYCNTIETEPYGEPWYHDIKQFLKTREYPEHAKGDQKRTIRRLASGFFLNGEILYKRTPDLNLLRCIDATEAERIMSEVHSGWVEAVTFKAVTKKAVVDFVHFNIICCFGIPKTIITDNAANLNSHLMKEILRKMIQGSRQWYEKLPFALLGYRTTVRTSVGATSYLLAYGTEVVIPAEVEIPSLRIIVESKIEDTEWVKTRLEKLMLINEKRLATVCFGQLYQQRMARAYNKKVHPRQFEHASLLFTPPISEA; this comes from the exons ATGTCGGGTTTAAGtgctgatttggtggttcataagcttcctacgtatcctggttttccaccagtccaacaaaatcaacgaaaatttaaaacagacatgaacgacaaaatcaaagaagaaataatGAAGCAACTAAGCACCAATGTGGTCAGAGCTGTCCGATACACCACCTGGGTGGCAAATGTTGTGACCGtgctaaagaaggatggaaaaaccagagtttgtgtcgactatAGGGACCTggacaaagcaagtccaaaggataattttcctttgccaaacatccacattcttGTAGATAATTGCACAAAGCATGAGATCCAATCATTTGTGGATTGCTTTGCTGGGtaccaccaaattctaatggatgaggatgatgcagaaaagaccgctttcaccacgccatggg agattgaagtatatgtcgacgatgtcatcataaaatcaaagacacaagCCGATCACGTGTGTGATTTGAAAAAGTTCTTCGAACGGCTTTGTAGATATGACCTTAAGCTTAATCCAGTCAAGTATGCATCTGGGGTCCCATCTGGGAACCTCCTCGGTTTTATAGTTAGCCGGAGAGGCATCGAATTGGATCCATctaagataaagtccattcgagatCTGCCACCCCCGAAGAACAAAAAAGAGGTCATGAGTTTGctcgggaggttgaactacatcagtaggttcatttctcagctcacaaccacgtgcgagcccatctttaagttgctgaaaaaggatgtcGCTGTTAGATGGATAGACGATTGCCAAAAGGCTTTTGACAGGATCAAAGATTATCTATCAAAACCCCCTGTACTGGTCCCACCTAAACCTTGTAGGCCTTTGTTTTTATATCTATCAGTGATGGATAATTCCTTTGGatgtgttctggggcaacatgatgcaacaggcagaaaggaacag gctttggcagatcatttggcagagaatccagttgatAATGAGTACATGCCACTTAGCACATACTTCTCGGACGAAGAGGTCAACTCGATAGAGGAAGTGGTTCGAGACGATCACCCTGTATGGAAAATATATTTTGATGGGGCTGTCAATATCAAAAGAGTTGGGATCGGGGAAATACTCATCTCACCTATTGGACACCATTACCCTGCGACGGCCCGACTTCGGTTCTTTTGTACTAATAATACGGCAGAATACGAAGCTTGTATCATGGGTTTGAAAATGGCCATCGATTTGGATGTGCATGAACTATTAGTTATGGGAGATTCTAACTTGCTTATCCAGCAAGTCCAAGGCaaatgggagactcgagacatCAAACTTATTTCGTACAGACAATGTGTGCGAGACTTGAGCAAAAGATTCAAATCtatcgagttcaggtacattccccggtttcacaacgagctagccgatgccttggctactctAGCCTCGATGCTCCCTTATCTAGGCAACACTCATATTGATCCACTAGAAATCCAAGTTCAGAATCAACACGGTTACTGTAATACAATCGAGACAGAACCATatggtgaaccatggtatcatgacataaaaCAATTcctgaaaacaagagaatatccagagcatgccaaaggagatcaaaaaagaactaTAAGGCGACTCGCCAGTGGTTTCTTCCTGAATGGGGAAAttctgtacaagaggaccccagatttaaacttgttgagatgcatagatgctacagAAGCAGAGCGGATCATGAGTGAAGTGCATTCAGGG tgggtggaagccgtcactttcaaagcagtcaccaagaaagcagtggtagactttGTTCACTTCAACATCATTTGTtgctttggtatcccaaagaccattatcactgacaatgcagccaatctaaatagtcatttgatgaaggag attcttaggaagatgatccaaggttctaggcaatggtatgaaaagttgccttttgctcttTTGGGATACCGTACGACTGTTCGCACATCTGTTGGTGCAACTTCGTATCTTCTTGCATACGGAACTGAAGTTGTAATACCCGCTGAAGTCGAAATTCCCTCTCTCCGAATTATTGTGGAATCAAAGATTGAAGACaccgagtgggtcaagacccgattAGAAAAACTGATGTTGATCAATGAAAAACGGCTAgcaacagtgtgtttcggccagttataccagcaaagaatggcacgcgcttacaataagaaagtgcaCCCAAGGCAGTTTGAG catgcatcactattgttcacacctcctATTTCTGAAGCTTAA